One Cicer arietinum cultivar CDC Frontier isolate Library 1 chromosome 8, Cicar.CDCFrontier_v2.0, whole genome shotgun sequence DNA segment encodes these proteins:
- the LOC101507176 gene encoding large ribosomal subunit protein eL39 — protein MPSHKTFRIKKKLAKKMRQNRPIPYWIRMRTDNTIRYNAKRRHWRRTKLGF, from the exons ATG CCTTCACACAAGACATTcagaataaaaaagaaacttgCTAAGAAGATGAGACAGAACAGACCTATCCCTTATTGGATCCGTATGCGAACCGACAACACCATCAGGTACAATGCAAAGCGTCGTCACTGGCGTCGCACCAAGCTTGGCTTCTGA
- the LOC105853124 gene encoding uncharacterized protein, with translation MEENQNIPQLDEPLTTDSKYDQKPSSSQPPLQDEEEEETESEEETESEEDSEESLNPNPFEVNAFELVRYNKGEEVFNHCEAEKKEKPSDSNLILHEMIQYRGMNAELVKETVEIMDESERSEFEERWKKLHIAELELFTRRARLVEEQASLILDALKSSLKSSSNH, from the coding sequence ATGGAAGAAAATCAAAACATTCCTCAGCTTGACGAACCACTCACCACCGACTCAAAATATGACCAGAAACCTTCATCATCGCAACCACCACTacaagatgaagaagaagaagaaacagagTCGGAAGAAGAAACAGAATCGGAGGAAGATTCCGAGGaaagcctaaaccctaatcctTTCGAAGTGAACGCATTTGAACTTGTGCGGTACAATAAAGGTGAAGAAGTTTTTAATCATTGTGAAGCTGAGAAGAAGGAAAAACCTTCTGATTCGAATTTGATTTTGCATGAGATGATTCAATATCGAGGAATGAATGCGGAGTTGGTTAAGGAGACAGTTGAAATAATGGATGAATCAGAGAGGTCTGAGTTTGAAGAAAGATGGAAGAAGTTACATATCGCTGAATTGGAGTTGTTTACAAGGCGAGCTCGGTTGGTTGAAGAACAGGCTAGCTTGATATTGGATGCATTGAAGTCGTCATTAAAATCATCATCAAACCATTAG